In Gammaproteobacteria bacterium (ex Lamellibrachia satsuma), a single genomic region encodes these proteins:
- a CDS encoding permease, whose translation MFEVLANVLIYQGMGLDPQSSAGAALHFFVMDLAKIFALLVIVIYLMGLLRALLSPERVRRFVRGRPDWQARGVAVSLGAVTPFCSCSSVPLFIGFVEAGIPLGVTFSFLIASPMINEVAAVILVGILGWKLAALYVTAGLLVAWFGGLAMQVFRPERWVEDYVWKIHMGEADLPEPDRSFAGRHRYAVAEVKEIVGRIWKWVVLGIGVGALFHGFVPEQWVGEYLGGDAWYSVPAAVVLGIPLYSNATGVIPVAEAMLTKGVAVGTTLALMMSVAALSLPEMLILRKVIKWQALALFAGVLAVAFTLVGWGFNFLA comes from the coding sequence ATGTTTGAGGTCCTGGCAAACGTGCTGATCTATCAAGGCATGGGCCTGGATCCGCAATCATCCGCAGGCGCGGCGCTGCACTTCTTCGTCATGGATCTGGCCAAGATATTTGCACTTCTGGTTATTGTCATCTATCTCATGGGGCTGCTGCGGGCACTGCTGTCCCCGGAGCGGGTTCGCAGATTTGTGCGTGGTCGCCCCGATTGGCAGGCACGGGGGGTCGCGGTCTCACTCGGTGCGGTGACGCCATTCTGCTCCTGCTCTTCGGTGCCGCTGTTCATCGGTTTTGTGGAGGCAGGAATACCTTTGGGCGTCACCTTCTCCTTTCTTATCGCCAGCCCGATGATCAACGAAGTTGCCGCAGTAATCCTGGTTGGCATCCTCGGTTGGAAACTGGCGGCGCTCTATGTAACGGCGGGGTTACTGGTTGCCTGGTTCGGCGGTTTGGCGATGCAGGTATTCAGGCCGGAACGTTGGGTCGAGGATTACGTCTGGAAGATCCACATGGGAGAGGCTGACCTACCCGAGCCCGACAGATCCTTCGCTGGCCGACATCGCTATGCGGTAGCGGAGGTGAAGGAGATTGTCGGGCGAATCTGGAAGTGGGTGGTACTGGGCATAGGCGTGGGCGCCCTGTTCCACGGGTTTGTGCCTGAACAATGGGTTGGTGAATATCTGGGAGGCGATGCCTGGTACTCGGTACCGGCGGCCGTGGTGTTGGGCATTCCCCTCTATTCAAACGCCACCGGGGTGATTCCGGTGGCCGAGGCGATGCTCACAAAAGGGGTTGCCGTGGGCACTACGCTTGCCTTGATGATGAGTGTGGCGGCCCTATCGCTGCCCGAGATGCTGATCCTGCGCAAGGTCATCAAGTGGCAGGCGCTGGCCCTGTTTGCCGGTGTATTGGCCGTGGCATTCACTCTGGTTGGCTGGGGCTTCAACTTCCTTGCCTGA